The Parabacteroides sp. AD58 genome includes a window with the following:
- a CDS encoding S41 family peptidase gives MKQWWLIISLIGLSVLVSCQDTDEYSTDPRENFEALWKILDENYCFFDYKQVDWDEVHDRYSAQLTDTMNQFALFDLMAEMLAELKDGHTNLYSSFDVARYWEWYQAYPPNFYDDLNELYLGKDYKIAGGLKYKKMHNDQIGYIRYASFSSGIGETNLDYVLYYFKDCKALIIDVRDNGGGTLTYSDRFASRFTQEQVLKGYIQHKTGKGHQDFSEPYPVYLEPTAYICWLRPVVVLTNRYCYSAANDFVQTMRIFPQVTVMGDKTGGGSGLPLNSELPNGWQVRFSACPMFDPDKNLTEFGIDPDIHVEITEEDLARGVDTIIESAILYLQGIIDKNE, from the coding sequence ATGAAACAGTGGTGGTTGATAATCAGTCTAATCGGTCTCTCCGTTCTCGTTTCCTGCCAGGATACGGATGAGTATTCGACGGATCCGCGAGAGAATTTCGAAGCTTTGTGGAAAATACTGGATGAGAATTATTGCTTCTTTGATTACAAACAGGTAGACTGGGACGAAGTGCACGACCGGTATTCCGCCCAATTGACGGACACCATGAACCAGTTCGCGCTGTTCGACCTGATGGCTGAAATGCTGGCCGAGCTGAAAGACGGGCATACAAACCTGTATTCCAGCTTCGACGTGGCACGGTATTGGGAGTGGTATCAGGCTTATCCGCCTAATTTCTATGACGATCTGAATGAACTGTATTTAGGGAAAGACTATAAGATTGCAGGCGGACTGAAATATAAGAAAATGCATAACGACCAGATCGGTTACATCCGCTATGCCAGTTTTTCAAGCGGCATCGGTGAGACGAACCTCGATTATGTGCTCTATTACTTCAAAGACTGCAAGGCCCTGATTATCGACGTACGCGACAATGGAGGAGGAACGCTAACCTATTCAGACCGCTTTGCCTCCCGATTTACCCAGGAACAGGTCTTAAAAGGATATATTCAGCATAAGACAGGCAAAGGACATCAGGATTTTTCCGAGCCTTATCCGGTTTATTTGGAACCAACTGCTTATATTTGTTGGCTGCGTCCGGTAGTTGTGCTGACCAACCGTTATTGTTACAGTGCAGCGAATGATTTCGTACAGACCATGCGGATCTTTCCACAAGTAACGGTCATGGGCGATAAGACAGGCGGAGGAAGCGGATTACCGCTCAATTCCGAGCTTCCGAACGGCTGGCAAGTGCGTTTCTCGGCTTGCCCGATGTTCGATCCGGACAAGAATCTGACGGAGTTCGGTATCGATCCGGACATACACGTAGAAATAACAGAAGAAGATTTAGCACGAGGTGTGGATACAATCATAGAAAGTGCCATTCTGTATTTACAAGGGATCATCGACAAAAACGAATAA
- a CDS encoding DUF3316 domain-containing protein, with the protein MMYRILSCLLLLFWSIPAFPQEEEPTEPVNAATLIGIGGYNLMDTYLTPGSRIPYTGWGLRVMNERAKMTRLADHRISRQQIFNADIASIRNGAGTTQAFSGFLDYTLGYHYHFHPIPALKLLAGASVHAMGGFIYCTRVSNNPASAKADLDLNLSVQAIYNFQIRNYPLTMRYQAEIPFIGILFSPHYGQSYYEIFDRGNKSGIVPFTSFHNKLAMKNYLTVDFPVGKFTFRAGYLNSLYYLDVNQIQSYIISHSFVIGFVKEFIAFGGRKMQQTSKHNSVYY; encoded by the coding sequence ATGATGTATAGAATTCTTTCCTGCCTGCTCCTGCTTTTCTGGTCAATTCCTGCTTTCCCGCAGGAAGAAGAGCCCACAGAACCGGTCAACGCCGCTACGCTGATCGGTATCGGCGGTTACAACCTGATGGATACTTATCTGACACCCGGAAGCCGGATTCCTTATACAGGCTGGGGACTTCGTGTGATGAACGAAAGGGCAAAAATGACCCGGCTGGCAGATCATCGTATTTCACGCCAGCAGATTTTCAATGCCGATATCGCAAGTATCCGGAACGGAGCAGGCACGACACAGGCCTTCAGCGGCTTTTTGGATTACACGTTGGGATATCACTATCACTTCCATCCCATTCCGGCCTTAAAGCTGCTTGCAGGCGCTTCTGTGCACGCCATGGGAGGATTCATCTACTGTACACGTGTCAGTAATAACCCGGCATCGGCCAAAGCCGATCTGGATCTGAATCTGTCGGTCCAGGCAATCTATAATTTCCAAATACGGAATTATCCGCTGACCATGCGGTATCAAGCGGAAATACCTTTCATCGGCATTCTTTTCTCACCCCATTACGGGCAATCTTATTACGAAATATTCGACCGTGGGAACAAGTCGGGCATCGTACCGTTCACTTCGTTCCACAACAAACTGGCCATGAAGAATTACCTGACAGTCGATTTCCCCGTCGGGAAATTCACCTTCCGAGCCGGTTACTTGAACAGTCTTTATTATCTGGATGTAAATCAGATTCAGAGTTATATTATCTCGCATTCCTTCGTCATCGGCTTTGTAAAAGAATTTATAGCCTTTGGCGGCCGGAAAATGCAACAGACATCCAAACATAACAGCGTATATTATTGA
- a CDS encoding DNA gyrase/topoisomerase IV subunit A — translation MRPEDIDKNNISEQDELNKNKAQDTPSEENEVNDEQENSQEHSEYKVPDKSSDRITHHLSGMYQSWFLDYASYVILERAVPHINDGLKPVQRRILHSMKRLDDGRYNKVANIVGHTMQFHPHGDASIGDALVQLGQKDLLIDCQGNWGNILTGDSAAAPRYIEARLSKFALETVFNPKTTQWQASYDGRNREPVTLPVKFPLLLAQGVEGIAVGLSSKILPHNFNELIDASISYLKGEKFALYPDFQTGGYIDVSKYNDGERGGSVKIRAKISKQDNKTLVISEIPYGRTTSSIIESILKANDKGKIKIKKVDDNTAKNVEILVHLAPGVSSDKTIDALYAFTDCEISVSPNCCVIKDDKPHFLTVSDVLKHSTDNTLSLLQKELEIERGELEETLFFASLEKIFIEERIYKDKEFEQAASMDEAIAHVDRRLTPFKPQFIREVTRDDILKLMEIKMARILKFNTQKCEEQILQIKTDIARIQDHLAHIVDYTIQWFQMLKEKYGKRYPRLTEIRSFDTIQATKVAEANEKLYINRAEGFIGTSLKKDEFVCNCSDIDDIIIFYRSGIYKIVKVSEKMFVGKDIIYLNVFNRNDSRTIYNVIYRDGKMGTNFIKRFAIGGITRDKEYNLTKGTEGSRILYFSANTNGEAETVKVILKPKLRQKLLMFEKDFSTIAIKGRSSIGNTLTKAEIHKVVLKQRGSSTLGGRMVWFDWDVLRLNYDGRGEELGEFQSSDLILVIRRNGEYYTTNFDLSNHYESDILVIEKFQQTKIWTAAYYDADHKAPYLKRFYLEPGNRRNLLGDNPKSSIYLLTDECYPRIEIIFGGFDSAREPLIIEAEEFVVARSVKARGKRLTTHLVETINELEPTRHPETHQSSEEEEEPAEPETTPAEPQENPEDVRDEIMGQMKLFKDDDV, via the coding sequence ATGAGACCAGAAGATATCGATAAAAATAATATATCCGAACAAGACGAGCTGAACAAAAACAAAGCCCAAGATACGCCGTCAGAAGAGAACGAAGTGAATGATGAGCAGGAAAACAGCCAGGAACATTCTGAATACAAAGTGCCGGATAAATCGTCCGACCGCATCACACACCATCTTTCCGGTATGTACCAAAGCTGGTTCCTCGATTATGCCTCTTATGTCATTCTGGAACGTGCTGTACCTCACATCAACGACGGTTTAAAGCCCGTACAGCGCCGTATCCTGCATTCTATGAAACGGCTGGATGACGGTCGTTATAACAAAGTGGCCAATATCGTTGGTCATACCATGCAGTTCCATCCGCACGGCGACGCTTCCATCGGTGATGCCTTGGTGCAATTAGGACAAAAAGACCTGCTGATTGACTGTCAGGGAAACTGGGGTAATATTCTGACGGGCGACAGCGCGGCTGCTCCCCGTTATATCGAAGCACGCCTTTCCAAATTTGCCTTGGAAACTGTATTCAATCCGAAGACAACCCAATGGCAGGCTTCTTACGACGGCCGCAACCGCGAACCGGTTACATTGCCGGTCAAGTTTCCACTGTTGCTGGCACAAGGTGTGGAAGGAATTGCCGTAGGTCTTTCTTCCAAAATTCTTCCGCATAACTTCAACGAACTGATTGATGCATCCATCTCATACCTGAAAGGAGAAAAGTTTGCCTTGTATCCGGATTTCCAGACAGGCGGATACATCGATGTCAGTAAATACAACGACGGGGAACGTGGCGGTTCGGTGAAGATCCGTGCCAAGATCAGTAAGCAAGACAACAAGACCCTAGTCATTTCTGAAATCCCGTATGGAAGGACAACATCATCGATCATCGAATCTATTCTGAAAGCAAACGATAAAGGCAAGATCAAGATCAAGAAAGTAGATGACAACACGGCGAAGAATGTTGAAATCCTAGTGCATCTGGCTCCGGGCGTTTCATCAGATAAAACCATTGATGCCCTGTATGCTTTTACGGACTGCGAAATCAGTGTTTCTCCCAACTGCTGTGTCATTAAAGACGACAAGCCACATTTCCTGACCGTCAGCGACGTTTTAAAGCACTCAACGGACAACACGCTGTCGCTGCTGCAAAAAGAGCTGGAGATCGAAAGAGGTGAATTAGAAGAGACCTTGTTCTTTGCTTCATTGGAGAAAATATTCATCGAGGAACGTATCTACAAAGATAAAGAATTCGAACAGGCAGCATCGATGGACGAAGCAATCGCCCATGTAGATAGGCGACTGACACCTTTCAAGCCCCAATTCATCCGCGAAGTCACCCGTGATGACATATTAAAGCTGATGGAAATCAAGATGGCCCGCATCCTGAAATTTAATACGCAAAAATGCGAAGAGCAGATTCTGCAGATCAAGACAGACATCGCCCGCATCCAGGATCATCTGGCCCACATTGTCGATTACACAATCCAATGGTTCCAGATGCTGAAAGAGAAGTATGGAAAGCGTTATCCACGACTGACGGAAATCAGGAGTTTCGACACGATCCAGGCGACTAAAGTGGCCGAAGCCAACGAGAAATTATATATCAACCGCGCGGAAGGCTTCATCGGAACTTCCCTGAAGAAAGACGAGTTTGTGTGCAACTGCTCGGATATCGACGATATTATCATTTTCTACCGTTCCGGTATCTACAAGATCGTCAAAGTTTCAGAAAAGATGTTTGTTGGGAAAGATATCATTTACCTGAATGTATTCAACCGCAACGACAGCCGGACGATCTATAATGTGATTTACCGCGATGGGAAGATGGGAACCAATTTCATCAAACGCTTCGCCATTGGCGGCATTACACGCGACAAGGAATACAATCTGACCAAAGGGACAGAAGGCTCGCGTATCTTGTATTTCAGTGCCAATACCAATGGAGAGGCAGAAACGGTAAAAGTAATTCTGAAACCGAAGTTGCGCCAGAAGCTGCTGATGTTCGAAAAGGACTTCAGTACGATTGCCATTAAAGGACGCAGCTCGATCGGCAATACACTGACGAAGGCTGAAATCCATAAAGTAGTATTAAAACAACGGGGAAGTTCTACGTTAGGCGGACGTATGGTATGGTTCGACTGGGATGTGCTACGTCTCAATTATGATGGAAGAGGAGAGGAGTTAGGAGAATTTCAGAGTTCAGACCTGATCTTGGTAATCCGCCGTAACGGCGAATATTATACAACCAATTTTGACTTGAGCAATCACTATGAAAGTGATATCCTCGTCATCGAGAAATTCCAGCAGACAAAGATATGGACAGCCGCCTATTATGACGCCGATCATAAGGCGCCTTATCTGAAACGCTTCTATCTCGAGCCCGGCAACCGCAGGAATCTGTTAGGTGATAATCCCAAAAGCAGTATTTATCTGCTGACGGATGAATGTTATCCCCGCATAGAAATCATATTCGGCGGCTTTGACAGTGCACGCGAACCGCTCATCATTGAAGCGGAAGAGTTTGTCGTGGCACGAAGTGTCAAAGCCCGGGGGAAACGTTTGACTACGCACCTGGTAGAAACGATCAATGAGCTGGAACCGACCCGTCATCCGGAAACTCACCAGTCTTCGGAAGAAGAAGAAGAACCGGCTGAACCGGAAACAACACCTGCCGAACCGCAGGAAAACCCGGAAGATGTACGGGATGAAATTATGGGACAGATGAAGTTGTTTAAAGACGATGATGTATAG
- a CDS encoding GNAT family N-acetyltransferase, which produces MIQLRRITQVNDPDLSRLMDLYELSFPEEERRDRKQLFRMIELVPDMSFNAVEDNGELCGLTIYWDLGDFYYMEHLAVFPEMRNRKIGQQILDYWKKHLPKLQVLEAEPAIEAMAVRRIGFYERNGFRVICKDYVQPSYRKDEDSCPLWIMGTDKPDDMQACIQKIKTNVYKEPLKWL; this is translated from the coding sequence ATGATACAACTGAGACGAATTACACAGGTGAATGATCCGGATTTATCCCGGTTGATGGATTTGTATGAGCTTTCCTTTCCGGAAGAAGAACGAAGAGACCGGAAACAGCTGTTCCGGATGATCGAGTTAGTCCCCGACATGTCGTTTAATGCCGTTGAAGATAATGGTGAACTTTGCGGATTGACTATTTATTGGGATTTAGGAGATTTTTATTACATGGAGCATCTGGCCGTTTTCCCGGAAATGCGAAATCGTAAGATCGGACAACAGATTCTGGATTACTGGAAAAAGCATCTTCCCAAGTTGCAGGTACTGGAAGCTGAACCAGCCATAGAAGCGATGGCTGTCCGGCGGATCGGGTTCTATGAACGGAATGGATTCCGGGTAATCTGTAAGGATTATGTTCAGCCTTCGTACCGGAAAGATGAAGATAGCTGCCCACTGTGGATTATGGGAACAGATAAGCCCGATGATATGCAGGCCTGCATCCAGAAGATCAAGACCAACGTGTACAAAGAGCCGCTGAAGTGGCTGTAA
- the yidD gene encoding membrane protein insertion efficiency factor YidD encodes MKKFLTSLLLIPIYFYKYCISPLTPPSCRFTPTCSEYAVQALKKYGPVKGLYLAVRRILRCHPWGGSGYDPVP; translated from the coding sequence ATGAAGAAGTTTCTGACAAGTCTGCTGCTCATCCCAATCTATTTCTATAAATACTGTATTTCTCCTTTAACTCCGCCTTCTTGCCGCTTCACACCGACCTGTTCGGAATATGCGGTTCAGGCACTCAAGAAATACGGTCCGGTAAAAGGACTGTACTTGGCCGTCAGACGTATTCTGCGTTGTCATCCATGGGGCGGCAGCGGTTATGATCCCGTTCCCTGA
- the rnpA gene encoding ribonuclease P protein component: protein MTIRRYTLSKAERLSRKRDIDLLFAEGQSFIAYPLRVVYTVIDEQRSVPASILISVSKKKFKRAVKRNAVKRQIRESYRLRKSVLHEPLLTAGKFLTIAFIYLEKELVSYENMEKAMEKAVRMLGEKIQ, encoded by the coding sequence ATGACAATTCGCAGGTACACTTTGTCGAAAGCCGAACGCCTGTCGAGGAAACGGGATATCGACCTTCTCTTTGCAGAAGGACAGTCGTTTATCGCTTATCCTTTACGCGTTGTCTATACGGTAATCGACGAACAAAGAAGTGTACCTGCGTCTATTTTAATCAGTGTCTCAAAAAAGAAATTCAAGCGAGCTGTCAAACGGAATGCTGTCAAACGGCAGATCCGCGAGAGTTACCGACTTCGTAAGTCGGTTCTTCACGAACCACTCCTGACGGCTGGCAAATTCCTGACAATTGCCTTTATCTACCTAGAGAAAGAGCTTGTTTCGTACGAAAACATGGAGAAAGCCATGGAAAAAGCCGTCCGTATGTTAGGAGAAAAAATCCAATGA
- a CDS encoding uroporphyrinogen-III synthase, with amino-acid sequence MNIKRLLVSQPKPTSEKSPYFDLAEKYGVEIEFRPFIKVEPLSSKEFRQQRISILDYSAVVFTARTGIDHFFRLCEELRVTIPETMKYFCISESIAVYLQKYIVYRKRKIFFGASGKLDDLVTIIAKHPKEKYLVPVSDVHKDDLKLKLEAKKIDFTEAVMYRTVSNDFKADESFDYDMLVFFSPAGISSLLKNFPNFNQKDIRIGCFGPTTAKAVKDAGLRLDVEAPTPEAPSMTAALEQYLKKESGK; translated from the coding sequence TTGAATATCAAAAGACTATTAGTATCACAACCCAAGCCGACATCAGAGAAGTCGCCATACTTTGATCTAGCAGAAAAATATGGAGTGGAAATAGAATTTCGCCCATTTATCAAAGTAGAGCCTTTGTCATCAAAGGAATTCAGACAGCAGCGAATTTCCATATTAGATTATTCGGCTGTAGTATTTACTGCCCGTACAGGTATTGACCACTTCTTCCGGTTGTGTGAAGAATTGCGGGTAACTATTCCGGAAACCATGAAATATTTCTGCATCTCGGAATCAATCGCAGTATATTTACAGAAATATATTGTTTACCGCAAGCGTAAGATCTTTTTCGGTGCAAGCGGGAAGCTGGATGATTTAGTAACCATTATTGCTAAGCATCCTAAAGAAAAATATCTGGTTCCGGTTTCGGATGTACATAAAGACGATCTGAAGTTAAAACTTGAGGCTAAGAAAATTGACTTTACGGAAGCTGTCATGTATCGCACGGTGAGCAACGATTTCAAAGCGGATGAAAGCTTCGATTATGATATGCTTGTATTTTTCAGTCCGGCCGGAATTTCTTCTTTGCTGAAGAATTTCCCGAATTTTAACCAGAAAGACATCCGTATCGGATGCTTCGGACCTACTACGGCTAAAGCGGTAAAAGATGCCGGCTTACGTCTGGATGTAGAAGCTCCGACACCCGAAGCACCATCAATGACGGCTGCTTTGGAGCAATATTTGAAGAAAGAATCTGGTAAATAA
- a CDS encoding DUF4271 domain-containing protein, protein MFEGYVGIRLWSGQLMEDVWFSILFVLFFLFAIQARIHVKSFIKIFRNLGFSTSSKSGNTDLSIYYSKSLHIFLIVQALILTTVAITQEAYHLGFLNSIDKNKLLFALSLTFLSVVLFYLIRRIIYYLLIYTFGRPETYRQWVILYNSIISVWGIALYIPVVCMSFLGNYHIWAVCLFILFYILFRFAIIYKSIRLFYIKKFDLFYLSLYLCAHEILPLLISYKGFVFLYNFIEKSALWH, encoded by the coding sequence ATGTTTGAAGGGTATGTAGGGATTCGTTTATGGAGCGGACAGTTGATGGAAGACGTTTGGTTCTCCATCCTGTTTGTTCTGTTTTTTCTGTTCGCCATTCAGGCGCGCATCCACGTAAAATCGTTTATTAAAATATTCCGAAACCTCGGATTCAGCACTTCCTCTAAAAGTGGGAATACCGATCTTTCAATCTATTACAGCAAGTCCCTGCATATCTTTTTAATAGTTCAAGCTCTGATACTGACTACGGTCGCCATTACCCAGGAGGCATATCATCTTGGATTTCTGAATAGTATCGACAAGAATAAATTGTTATTTGCTTTATCTCTTACCTTTTTGTCGGTTGTATTATTCTACCTCATCCGGCGTATTATTTATTACCTGTTGATTTATACCTTCGGCCGCCCGGAGACTTACCGTCAATGGGTTATCCTCTACAATTCCATTATCAGTGTATGGGGAATCGCCCTTTACATTCCGGTTGTCTGCATGAGCTTCCTTGGGAATTATCATATTTGGGCCGTCTGTTTATTTATTCTTTTCTATATTTTGTTTCGTTTTGCAATAATTTATAAGTCGATACGTTTATTTTACATAAAAAAGTTCGATTTATTCTATTTAAGTTTGTACCTTTGCGCCCATGAAATTTTGCCCCTTTTAATTTCATATAAGGGCTTTGTTTTTTTGTATAACTTTATCGAGAAAAGTGCTTTATGGCATTGA
- a CDS encoding ATP-dependent 6-phosphofructokinase, whose protein sequence is MKIGILSSGGDCPGINATIRGVGKTAITHYGMEVVGIHGGFSGLLNKDTEVLDEHSLSGILNLGGTILGTSREKGFREMLTSVDQEKSQCILQAYQELGLDCLVCIGGNGTQKTTNLLSEHGLNVIGLPKTIDNDIWGTEITFGFDTAVNIATEAIDRLHSTASSHRRVMLVEVMGHKAGWIALYAGMAGGADVILVPELGFNPEVVNEAIRERARKGKQHSIVVVAEGVKLPDKRKATDFLMKEIEEATGIETRKTVLGYIQRGGNPSPFDRNLATQLGGYATELIANRQFGQMVCVKDGAISSIPLAEVAGKLKLVTPEHNLIIQGKRMGISFGV, encoded by the coding sequence ATGAAAATCGGAATTCTCTCATCGGGCGGTGATTGCCCCGGTATTAACGCCACAATCCGCGGCGTCGGAAAAACAGCCATAACTCATTATGGAATGGAGGTTGTAGGTATTCACGGCGGTTTTTCAGGACTGCTCAACAAAGATACGGAAGTTTTAGACGAACACAGTCTGTCAGGCATTCTGAATTTAGGAGGTACCATCTTAGGAACCTCGCGCGAGAAAGGCTTTCGGGAAATGCTGACATCTGTTGATCAGGAGAAGTCGCAGTGTATTCTCCAGGCCTATCAGGAACTGGGACTCGACTGCCTGGTATGTATTGGTGGAAACGGTACCCAGAAGACCACCAACCTGCTCTCGGAACACGGACTGAATGTAATTGGCTTACCCAAAACGATCGACAACGATATCTGGGGAACAGAAATCACCTTCGGGTTTGATACGGCTGTCAATATCGCCACCGAAGCCATCGACCGTCTGCATTCAACGGCCAGCTCACACAGACGAGTCATGTTGGTAGAAGTCATGGGACATAAAGCCGGATGGATAGCCCTGTATGCCGGTATGGCCGGTGGAGCCGATGTCATTTTAGTACCCGAACTCGGTTTCAATCCGGAAGTGGTGAATGAAGCTATCCGCGAACGAGCCCGCAAAGGCAAACAACATTCGATTGTTGTAGTTGCTGAAGGCGTGAAGCTTCCGGATAAACGCAAGGCTACAGACTTTCTGATGAAAGAAATTGAAGAAGCAACCGGTATAGAAACCCGTAAGACCGTATTAGGTTATATCCAGCGAGGTGGTAATCCTTCACCGTTCGACCGTAACTTGGCCACCCAGTTAGGAGGTTATGCTACCGAACTAATCGCCAACCGGCAATTCGGACAGATGGTTTGTGTCAAAGACGGAGCAATCAGTTCAATTCCTTTAGCTGAAGTAGCCGGTAAACTCAAACTGGTGACACCAGAGCATAATCTGATCATTCAGGGGAAAAGAATGGGGATTTCTTTTGGAGTATGA
- a CDS encoding GH3 auxin-responsive promoter family protein, which yields MDFLTNFIYQFFRPRNKVIARYTFEAGDIQEQQLSRLLHQAQDTSWGKKYDYRHVKGYDDYKNRFPVQSYDQIKDDIQRMLRGESNVLWPGMTRWFAKSSGTTSDKSKFLPVTPEVLKQCHYQGGFDTVSLYLRNNPSSHFFRRKGLILGGSHSPSPVNSQIHCGDLSAVLLQNLNPLVNLIRVPKKEIILMDEWESKIKAIVESTWREDVNSISGVPSWMLVLIKAVLKKSGKDYLTEVWPNLEVFFHGGISFTPYKEEYKSLIPSDKMHYMETYNASEGFFGIQDDPADSSLLLMLDYGVFYEFIPMSELDSPNPAVVPLTGVEVGKNYAMVISTPGGLWRYLIGDTVRFTSVSPYKFVITGRTKHFINAFGEELMVNNADKALHEACVATGARVKEYTAAPLFLLDRAKGRHQWLIEFEKTPESLSQFARLLDEALQRANSDYEAKRYKEISLQPLEVIMAHEGCFYQWLSSKGKLGGQHKIPRLSNDRKILDELLAINNQMNK from the coding sequence ATGGATTTTCTGACAAACTTCATATATCAGTTCTTTAGACCGCGAAATAAGGTTATTGCACGATATACTTTTGAGGCGGGCGACATACAGGAGCAACAGCTCAGCAGACTGCTTCATCAGGCTCAGGATACTTCGTGGGGAAAGAAATATGACTATCGTCATGTGAAAGGATATGATGATTATAAAAATCGTTTTCCGGTACAGAGCTATGACCAGATAAAGGACGATATCCAGCGGATGCTGCGCGGTGAATCAAATGTCCTTTGGCCGGGCATGACCCGCTGGTTTGCCAAGAGCAGTGGAACTACCAGTGATAAAAGTAAATTTCTGCCTGTTACGCCTGAAGTATTGAAACAATGCCATTATCAGGGTGGTTTTGATACGGTGAGTTTGTATTTGCGTAATAATCCTTCCAGTCATTTCTTCAGACGTAAGGGCCTGATATTAGGTGGTAGCCATAGTCCGTCGCCCGTCAATTCGCAAATTCATTGTGGAGACTTGTCAGCAGTCCTGTTACAGAACCTGAATCCTCTGGTTAATCTGATCCGGGTACCCAAAAAAGAAATCATTCTGATGGACGAATGGGAAAGCAAGATCAAAGCGATTGTGGAAAGTACTTGGCGGGAAGATGTCAACAGCATCTCGGGGGTTCCTTCGTGGATGCTCGTCCTGATCAAAGCAGTCTTGAAGAAGAGCGGGAAAGACTACCTGACTGAGGTATGGCCTAATCTGGAAGTGTTTTTCCATGGTGGAATCAGTTTTACTCCTTATAAAGAAGAGTATAAATCTCTCATTCCGTCTGACAAGATGCATTATATGGAAACCTATAACGCCTCTGAAGGTTTCTTCGGCATTCAAGATGATCCGGCTGATTCATCATTGTTATTGATGTTGGATTATGGTGTCTTTTATGAGTTTATCCCGATGAGCGAACTGGATTCGCCTAATCCGGCTGTCGTTCCGCTGACAGGTGTGGAAGTGGGTAAGAACTATGCCATGGTTATCTCTACTCCCGGAGGTTTGTGGCGCTATTTAATTGGAGATACGGTTCGTTTTACCTCTGTTTCGCCCTATAAGTTTGTAATTACTGGACGAACAAAGCACTTTATCAATGCCTTTGGGGAAGAACTGATGGTGAATAATGCCGACAAAGCTCTTCACGAAGCTTGTGTGGCTACAGGGGCACGGGTGAAAGAATATACAGCTGCACCTTTGTTTTTGCTCGACCGGGCCAAAGGCCGTCATCAGTGGCTGATCGAGTTTGAGAAAACTCCCGAATCACTCTCTCAGTTTGCCCGATTATTGGATGAAGCGCTTCAACGGGCCAATTCGGATTATGAGGCGAAGCGTTATAAGGAAATCTCCTTGCAGCCCCTGGAGGTGATTATGGCACATGAAGGCTGTTTTTATCAGTGGCTGAGCAGTAAAGGCAAGCTGGGTGGACAGCATAAGATTCCCCGTCTGTCGAACGACCGGAAGATCCTGGATGAGTTATTGGCCATCAATAATCAGATGAACAAATAA
- a CDS encoding DUF4251 domain-containing protein: MMKIWITILIALCACLQVQAQNTAEERAKAKEEARQEQAVLDSIYFKQAKTSLENQDFALEADRVVLKNGATAYVNSNTNFVAVKDDKATVQVAFNIPVSGPNGLGGITLDGSISNYKLTEDKKGNLHVSFDVMGVGISARVTISLANGSNTADLLILPTFNSNELRLSGHILPLKQSSIFKGNAL; encoded by the coding sequence ATTATGAAAATATGGATTACTATTTTGATAGCACTTTGTGCTTGTCTACAGGTACAGGCACAGAATACAGCCGAAGAAAGAGCTAAGGCTAAAGAGGAAGCTCGACAGGAACAGGCCGTGTTGGACTCCATTTATTTTAAACAGGCAAAGACCTCTCTCGAGAATCAGGATTTTGCCTTGGAAGCCGACCGGGTAGTCTTGAAGAACGGAGCGACTGCCTATGTTAATTCGAATACAAACTTCGTAGCCGTCAAAGATGATAAAGCAACCGTGCAGGTGGCCTTTAACATCCCCGTAAGCGGTCCGAACGGTTTGGGTGGCATTACGCTGGATGGAAGCATCAGTAACTATAAGTTGACAGAAGATAAGAAAGGAAACCTGCATGTTTCGTTTGATGTGATGGGTGTGGGTATTTCAGCCCGTGTAACGATTTCTCTGGCCAATGGAAGCAATACGGCTGATTTGCTGATCTTGCCTACATTCAATTCTAATGAACTGCGGTTGAGTGGGCATATCTTGCCTTTGAAGCAAAGCTCTATCTTTAAAGGGAATGCTTTATAA